In Enterobacter cloacae, the following are encoded in one genomic region:
- a CDS encoding Fic family protein: MAQFNHFELSLLNPSFDSPLVDALTELELLRHLRLETDVHPILFAQLKAVFHMLESLGSARIEGNHTTLADYVESKVEGTQSSTDPLKEINNIEAAMEFIDEYLSNGDDITEYFIRELHSLAVAGLQQEGDRTPGAYRQHNVSIAQSDHLPPDHIRVPDYMAELTAFINRADKPKYDLMKIALVHHRFGWIHPFGNGNGRTVRLLTYALLIKYGFNVQAGGRVLNPTAVFCNDRERYYAMLSLADKGTAQGLEEWCLYVLSGISSELKKVDQLTNHAFLSERILYPAIDFSSERGMINPLESKVLKRSVELGTIKAGDLRAVLPDLKPTQVTYQLGKLIERGLLQPVEEGARSYTAKFSNSYLIRGVIKVLRDEGVIPDL, translated from the coding sequence ATGGCTCAATTTAATCACTTTGAACTTTCGCTTCTGAACCCCAGCTTTGACTCCCCTCTGGTCGATGCGCTAACGGAGCTGGAATTACTCCGGCATTTGCGGCTGGAAACCGACGTTCACCCTATCCTGTTTGCGCAGTTGAAGGCTGTTTTCCACATGCTGGAGAGTCTTGGTTCTGCACGGATTGAGGGAAACCACACTACGCTTGCCGACTATGTTGAAAGTAAAGTGGAAGGAACGCAGAGTTCGACGGACCCGCTCAAAGAAATCAACAACATTGAAGCAGCGATGGAGTTCATCGACGAATACCTGAGCAATGGCGATGACATAACGGAATATTTTATCCGCGAGTTGCATAGTCTGGCGGTAGCCGGGCTGCAACAGGAAGGCGACAGAACGCCCGGTGCATATCGGCAACATAACGTCAGTATTGCTCAGTCTGACCATTTACCGCCGGACCACATCCGCGTTCCTGATTATATGGCAGAACTGACCGCCTTTATTAACCGTGCCGATAAGCCAAAGTACGATCTGATGAAGATTGCTCTGGTGCATCATCGTTTTGGCTGGATACACCCTTTTGGCAACGGTAATGGCAGAACGGTCAGATTGCTGACCTACGCGTTGCTTATCAAGTATGGTTTTAATGTTCAGGCAGGTGGCCGGGTTCTCAATCCGACAGCGGTATTCTGTAACGATCGTGAACGCTATTACGCCATGCTTTCATTAGCCGATAAAGGAACAGCGCAGGGGCTGGAAGAGTGGTGCTTATATGTGCTTTCGGGGATCTCCTCTGAGTTGAAGAAAGTCGATCAACTGACAAACCACGCTTTCCTGAGCGAAAGAATCCTGTATCCGGCCATCGATTTTTCGTCGGAGAGGGGGATGATCAATCCGCTGGAATCGAAGGTTCTGAAACGTTCTGTTGAGTTAGGGACGATAAAAGCGGGCGATCTACGCGCCGTTTTACCTGATCTGAAGCCGACGCAGGTGACTTATCAGCTTGGTAAGTTGATTGAGCGGGGGTTGCTCCAGCCAGTAGAAGAGGGGGCACGTTCCTATACGGCGAAGTTTTCTAACTCGTATCTTATTCGTGGGGTGATTAAGGTTCTTCGGGACGAGGGGGTTATTCCTGATTTGTGA
- a CDS encoding LysR family transcriptional regulator produces the protein MRMSVKQLRAFLAVAHTLNFAHASERLNLSQPALSLTIKGLEDALGGPLLQRSTRKVALTQEGETFLPMARQLLADWDNVEEAMHQCFMLQRGKISVAAMPSFAANVLPEVLKTFRDRYTGINVTVHDVINEQVIEMVREGRVEMGIAFEPAPTHNLLFTPLGLDRFVAIVPKESVLAARKSLSWEELLTLDFITLQRPSAVRLMMEEELARSGRRLDVALESHQLVTVGRMVASGLGGSAVPALCASQMTSLGAVCIPLENPSIEKCIGVIHPGHTQLSKAAHALLETLKQFY, from the coding sequence ATGAGAATGAGTGTCAAACAGTTACGCGCGTTTTTAGCGGTAGCTCACACTCTGAATTTCGCGCATGCCAGCGAACGGTTGAATCTTTCCCAGCCAGCATTGAGCCTGACGATTAAAGGGCTGGAGGATGCGTTGGGAGGTCCGCTGTTACAGCGGAGCACACGTAAAGTTGCTCTGACGCAGGAGGGGGAGACGTTTTTACCGATGGCGCGGCAGCTGCTTGCCGACTGGGATAATGTCGAAGAGGCCATGCACCAGTGTTTTATGCTACAGCGTGGCAAAATCTCGGTTGCGGCGATGCCGTCATTTGCGGCTAACGTGCTGCCCGAGGTTCTGAAAACCTTTCGCGATCGCTATACCGGGATCAACGTCACCGTGCACGATGTCATCAACGAGCAGGTGATCGAGATGGTACGGGAGGGACGGGTGGAGATGGGGATCGCCTTTGAGCCAGCGCCGACCCACAACCTGCTGTTTACCCCGCTGGGTCTCGATCGTTTTGTGGCGATCGTGCCGAAAGAGTCGGTTCTGGCTGCCCGAAAAAGCCTGTCCTGGGAGGAGTTGCTGACGCTGGATTTCATTACTCTGCAGCGCCCCTCGGCGGTACGTCTGATGATGGAAGAGGAACTGGCCCGCAGCGGTCGCAGGCTGGATGTCGCGCTGGAAAGTCACCAGCTGGTGACGGTTGGTCGAATGGTTGCCAGTGGGCTTGGCGGCAGCGCCGTCCCGGCTCTGTGCGCGTCGCAGATGACGTCGCTGGGTGCGGTCTGTATTCCGCTGGAGAACCCGTCGATTGAAAAGTGCATCGGTGTTATCCACCCTGGGCATACGCAGCTGTCTAAAGCGGCACATGCCCTGCTTGAAACACTGAAACAGTTTTATTGA
- a CDS encoding succinyl-CoA--3-ketoacid-CoA transferase, protein MTGLDKRVGSYAQALDGLTDGMTLLAGGFGLCGIPENLIAEVRRRQVQGLTVVSNNCGVDGFGLGILLETRQVRKVVASYVGENALFEQQVLSGELEIELTPQGTLAEKVRAGGAGIPAFYTATGYGTPVAAGKEARQFAGKHYILEEAITGDFALIKGWKADWYGNVIYRHTAQNFNPLMATAGRITVVEVEEIVPPGELLPSAIHTPGIYVDRIIVGQFEKRIEQRTLRAEGV, encoded by the coding sequence ATGACGGGACTGGATAAGCGCGTCGGTAGCTATGCGCAGGCGCTGGATGGGCTGACGGACGGGATGACCTTGCTGGCGGGCGGCTTCGGCCTGTGCGGTATTCCTGAAAATCTGATCGCGGAAGTCAGACGCCGTCAGGTGCAGGGTCTGACTGTAGTTTCAAACAATTGTGGTGTGGATGGTTTCGGCCTCGGGATCCTGCTCGAAACACGTCAGGTGCGCAAGGTCGTGGCGTCGTATGTGGGCGAAAATGCGTTATTTGAGCAACAGGTGCTGAGCGGTGAGCTGGAGATTGAGCTGACGCCTCAGGGGACACTGGCAGAAAAGGTGCGCGCAGGCGGAGCCGGTATTCCGGCATTTTACACGGCAACCGGATATGGCACTCCCGTCGCGGCTGGCAAAGAAGCGCGCCAGTTTGCAGGTAAGCACTACATCCTGGAAGAGGCCATCACCGGAGATTTCGCGCTCATCAAGGGCTGGAAAGCGGACTGGTACGGCAACGTTATCTACCGACATACCGCGCAAAACTTTAACCCCCTGATGGCAACCGCAGGCCGGATAACGGTTGTGGAGGTGGAGGAAATTGTCCCGCCGGGCGAATTGCTCCCGTCTGCCATTCATACCCCGGGGATTTACGTCGACAGGATTATTGTCGGCCAGTTTGAAAAACGCATTGAACAGCGCACGCTGCGCGCAGAGGGAGTCTGA
- a CDS encoding 3-oxoacid CoA-transferase subunit B has product MLTREQMAMRVARELHDGYYVNLGIGIPTLVANYIPAGMDVMLQSENGLLGMGAFPDEQSLDADMINAGKQTVTARTGAAIFDSAQSFAMIRGGHVDLTVLGAFEVDIEGNIASWMIPGKMVKGMGGAMDLVAGAQNIIVVMTHASKNGESKLLQRCTLPLTGVGCIRRVLTDLALLEIENGAFILREYAPGVSIDDIVRKTAGKIIVADDVREMCFMENAL; this is encoded by the coding sequence ATGTTAACCCGTGAACAGATGGCTATGCGCGTTGCCAGAGAACTGCACGATGGCTACTACGTCAATCTGGGGATCGGCATCCCTACGCTTGTGGCGAACTATATCCCGGCAGGGATGGACGTGATGCTTCAGTCCGAAAATGGCCTGCTGGGGATGGGAGCGTTTCCTGATGAGCAGAGCCTCGATGCCGACATGATCAACGCCGGGAAGCAGACCGTGACCGCACGAACAGGTGCCGCCATTTTCGACTCGGCCCAGTCGTTTGCCATGATCCGCGGTGGCCATGTGGATTTGACCGTACTGGGGGCGTTTGAGGTGGATATCGAAGGCAATATCGCCTCGTGGATGATCCCCGGGAAAATGGTGAAAGGCATGGGTGGCGCGATGGATTTGGTCGCCGGGGCGCAGAACATCATTGTGGTGATGACCCACGCGTCGAAAAACGGCGAATCAAAATTGCTGCAGCGCTGCACCCTGCCCCTTACGGGCGTGGGCTGTATCCGCCGGGTCTTAACCGATCTGGCTCTGCTGGAGATAGAAAACGGGGCGTTCATTCTCCGGGAGTATGCACCGGGCGTCAGCATTGACGATATCGTCCGCAAAACGGCCGGGAAAATCATCGTTGCGGACGATGTTCGCGAAATGTGCTTCATGGAGAACGCCCTATGA
- a CDS encoding acetyl-CoA acetyltransferase, giving the protein MKEVMIVGATRTPIGSFRGALSPLSAVELGAVAVRRLLEESQLPAGEIDELIFGQVLTAGCGQNPARQTAITSGLPASVPAATVNLVCGAGLKAVQLAAQAIRCGDASVVIAGGQESMSNAPYLLDGARAGLRFGHAGLQDSMIVDGLWDAFNDYHMGITAENVARQYGISREEQDAFAVLSQQKAAAAIESDRFAAEISPVTVTQGKKPPLIIDRDEQPRPGTTPDQLSRLRPAFRQDTGTVTAGNASTLNDGAAAVLLMSGEKARESGLPVLGRIVSYAVTGVDPAVMGIGPVSACQTALARAGWSLEEVELIEANEAFAAQSLAVGKALGWESSKVNVNGGAIALGHPIGASGCRILVTLLYEMQRRNVKKGLVTLCVGGGQGIALTIAR; this is encoded by the coding sequence ATGAAAGAGGTCATGATTGTCGGGGCAACGCGAACCCCCATTGGCAGTTTTCGCGGTGCGCTCTCCCCCCTTTCAGCGGTTGAGTTGGGCGCTGTCGCGGTACGTCGCCTGCTTGAAGAGAGCCAGCTTCCCGCAGGTGAAATTGACGAACTCATATTTGGTCAGGTGCTGACGGCAGGCTGTGGGCAAAACCCGGCGCGACAGACAGCAATCACATCCGGTTTACCTGCCAGCGTCCCGGCGGCCACGGTGAATCTGGTTTGCGGCGCAGGGTTAAAAGCCGTGCAACTGGCGGCACAAGCGATCCGCTGCGGTGATGCCAGCGTTGTTATCGCAGGTGGTCAGGAAAGCATGAGTAATGCCCCCTACCTGCTGGACGGCGCACGGGCCGGGCTGCGCTTTGGTCATGCAGGCCTGCAGGACAGCATGATTGTCGATGGCCTGTGGGATGCATTTAACGATTATCACATGGGGATCACTGCCGAAAACGTCGCCCGGCAGTATGGCATTTCACGCGAGGAGCAGGATGCTTTCGCCGTTTTGTCACAGCAAAAAGCGGCGGCGGCTATCGAATCAGATCGGTTTGCGGCTGAAATTTCCCCCGTCACGGTGACGCAGGGTAAAAAACCGCCATTGATTATCGACCGTGATGAACAGCCCCGACCCGGAACAACCCCCGATCAACTCTCCCGACTGCGTCCGGCTTTTCGTCAGGACACCGGCACGGTGACAGCGGGCAATGCTTCAACCCTGAATGATGGTGCGGCGGCAGTGTTGTTGATGAGCGGTGAAAAAGCGCGGGAAAGTGGCTTACCGGTGCTGGGCCGGATCGTGAGCTATGCGGTCACGGGCGTCGATCCGGCAGTCATGGGCATTGGCCCCGTCAGCGCCTGTCAGACGGCGCTGGCGCGAGCGGGTTGGTCACTGGAAGAAGTGGAATTAATTGAAGCCAATGAAGCCTTTGCCGCGCAGTCGCTGGCAGTCGGCAAAGCGCTCGGCTGGGAAAGCAGCAAAGTGAACGTTAACGGCGGCGCAATCGCGCTGGGGCATCCCATCGGTGCGTCCGGCTGTCGGATCCTCGTGACGCTACTGTATGAAATGCAGCGTCGTAACGTCAAAAAAGGGCTCGTCACCCTGTGCGTAGGCGGCGGACAAGGGATCGCGTTGACCATCGCGCGCTAA
- a CDS encoding transporter, producing MSVLIALAALALLMLAAYRGYSVILFAPIAALGAVLLTDPGAVGPTFTGLFMEKMVGFVKLYFPVFLLGAVFGKLIELSGFSRSIVAAAIQILGRRHAIPVIVVVCALLTYGGVSLFVVAFAVYPFAAELFRQSGIPKRLIPATVALGAFSFTMDALPGTPQIQNIIPTSFFGTNAWAAPWLGVIGSLFIICFGLLWLERQRRKALNNNEGYGSDLKNEPETPDNINLPHPLIAIAPLLVVGILNLLFTRWIPGWYGTSHELTLPGLAKPIVTEVSKITAIWAVEAALLSGILLVLIFGFRNIHGRLAEGSRTAVSGAILAAMNTASEYGFGAVIAALPGFLVLSKGLAAIPNPLLNEAISVTVLAGITGSASGGMSIALAAMSDAFIAAAHAANIPLEVLHRVASMASGGMDTLPHNGAVITLLAITGLSHRQAYGGIFAITIIKSLAVLFVIAVFYLTGIV from the coding sequence ATGAGTGTGTTGATTGCCCTGGCGGCGCTGGCATTGCTGATGCTGGCAGCCTATCGCGGATACAGCGTTATTTTGTTTGCCCCCATCGCAGCACTGGGGGCCGTGCTACTCACCGACCCGGGTGCCGTTGGCCCGACATTTACCGGCCTGTTCATGGAAAAAATGGTCGGCTTCGTTAAGCTCTACTTCCCGGTGTTCTTGCTGGGCGCGGTCTTTGGCAAGCTGATTGAACTCTCCGGCTTTTCCCGTTCGATTGTCGCTGCGGCCATTCAGATACTGGGACGTCGCCACGCGATCCCGGTGATCGTGGTCGTGTGCGCGCTGCTCACCTATGGCGGTGTGTCGCTGTTCGTCGTTGCCTTTGCGGTTTACCCTTTCGCCGCAGAGTTGTTCCGCCAGAGTGGCATACCGAAACGACTGATCCCCGCCACCGTCGCGCTGGGCGCTTTCTCGTTTACGATGGACGCCCTGCCTGGCACACCGCAGATCCAGAATATTATTCCCACCAGCTTTTTCGGCACCAACGCCTGGGCCGCTCCGTGGCTTGGCGTTATCGGCTCGCTGTTTATTATCTGCTTTGGTCTGCTATGGCTGGAGCGCCAGCGTCGTAAGGCACTCAATAACAATGAGGGCTATGGTTCAGATCTGAAAAACGAACCTGAAACACCCGATAATATTAACCTTCCCCACCCACTTATTGCGATTGCCCCACTGCTGGTCGTCGGGATACTGAACCTGCTGTTTACCCGTTGGATCCCCGGCTGGTACGGCACGAGCCATGAACTGACGCTGCCGGGTCTGGCGAAGCCGATTGTGACCGAAGTCAGCAAAATCACCGCCATCTGGGCGGTGGAGGCCGCGCTGCTCTCCGGCATCCTGCTGGTGCTGATCTTCGGCTTTCGTAATATTCACGGACGCCTGGCCGAAGGCAGTCGGACGGCGGTCAGTGGCGCGATTCTGGCGGCCATGAATACGGCGTCTGAATATGGTTTCGGGGCCGTTATTGCCGCGCTGCCTGGTTTTCTGGTTCTGTCCAAAGGGCTGGCCGCGATCCCAAACCCGCTGTTAAACGAAGCGATCAGTGTAACCGTCCTCGCCGGGATCACCGGTTCCGCCTCCGGGGGGATGAGTATTGCGCTCGCGGCAATGTCTGACGCCTTTATTGCCGCCGCGCACGCCGCCAATATACCTCTTGAGGTGCTACACCGCGTGGCTTCGATGGCCAGCGGCGGTATGGATACACTGCCCCATAATGGTGCCGTGATTACGCTGCTCGCAATTACAGGTCTTAGCCATCGCCAGGCCTATGGCGGTATTTTTGCCATTACGATCATTAAAAGTCTGGCGGTGCTTTTTGTCATTGCCGTGTTCTATCTGACCGGCATTGTGTAA
- a CDS encoding 3-hydroxybutyrate dehydrogenase: protein MNLNGKTALVTGSTSGIGLGIAHVLAKAGAQLILNGFGDSEHARAEIATSGVTPGYHDADLRDVLQIEAMMRYADAHFGGVDILINNAGIQHVAPVDAFPVDKWNDIIAINLSSVFHTSRLALPSMREKNWGRIINIASVHGLVASKEKSAYVAAKHGVIGFTKSLALETARTGITCNAICPGWVLTPLVQQQIDRRIADGVAPENAREQLLAEKQPSGEFVTPEQLGELALFLCSENAIHVRGAAWNMDGGWVAQ from the coding sequence ATGAATTTGAACGGTAAAACGGCGCTTGTGACGGGTTCCACCAGCGGGATTGGTCTGGGGATCGCCCACGTGCTGGCAAAGGCGGGCGCACAACTCATACTCAATGGCTTTGGTGACAGTGAGCATGCAAGAGCTGAAATCGCAACGTCAGGGGTCACACCAGGCTATCACGATGCGGATTTACGGGACGTGTTACAAATCGAGGCCATGATGCGCTATGCCGACGCTCACTTTGGCGGCGTGGATATTCTGATTAATAACGCCGGGATACAGCACGTCGCTCCTGTCGATGCCTTCCCGGTGGACAAATGGAATGACATTATTGCCATTAACCTCTCGTCCGTGTTTCACACCAGCCGGCTCGCGCTGCCCAGCATGCGCGAAAAAAACTGGGGGCGAATTATCAATATCGCCTCCGTTCACGGACTGGTCGCGTCAAAAGAGAAATCTGCCTACGTTGCCGCCAAGCATGGCGTAATTGGATTCACCAAATCCCTCGCGCTGGAAACCGCCCGCACCGGCATTACCTGCAATGCTATCTGCCCTGGCTGGGTTTTAACACCGCTGGTGCAACAGCAAATTGACCGCCGTATCGCGGACGGCGTAGCTCCGGAAAACGCACGCGAGCAGTTGCTGGCGGAAAAACAGCCCTCAGGTGAGTTTGTTACGCCTGAACAGCTGGGTGAACTGGCGCTGTTTTTATGCAGCGAGAATGCCATTCACGTGCGCGGTGCAGCCTGGAATATGGATGGCGGCTGGGTCGCTCAGTAA
- a CDS encoding DNA (cytosine-5-)-methyltransferase has translation MRFAEFFAGVGLVREGLEGSGWQCIWANDISADKMSTYVENYGDDHFHLEDIWKVAAEPEKLLPEDVFLYTVSFPCTDLSVAGARAGLAGEESGTLHAVLKILEQKKLANDLPKMVMLENVSGFLTSHGGKDVVETVKALSELGFVVDIIELDAVLFTPQSRPRVFLIAVIDTIATKFMHVKNAGGLFNSWWQKFDEQPKLRSARLKKIIASHEDLHWGLFDIPLPEPRTTTLGDIIEHDIPDDSSLWWSDDRKHHLFAQMSPAHQTKLQAMMDNKFFSYGTVFRRMRAGASMAELRTDGIAGCLRTPRGGSSKQILIRAGNGGWNGRLLTPREYARLQGVRDSFVLPDNANKGYFAMGDAVCVPAIEHLSKYALTPAYDFSR, from the coding sequence ATGAGATTTGCGGAGTTTTTTGCTGGGGTGGGATTAGTGCGGGAAGGGCTTGAGGGCTCTGGTTGGCAATGTATATGGGCCAACGATATTTCTGCCGATAAAATGAGCACTTATGTGGAAAACTATGGTGATGATCATTTCCATCTGGAAGACATCTGGAAGGTAGCGGCTGAACCTGAAAAACTTCTTCCAGAAGACGTTTTCCTTTATACGGTTTCATTCCCTTGTACCGACTTATCCGTGGCTGGAGCCAGAGCCGGGCTTGCAGGGGAAGAGTCAGGAACGCTTCACGCTGTTTTAAAGATTCTTGAGCAAAAAAAGCTTGCGAACGATTTACCCAAAATGGTCATGCTAGAGAATGTATCAGGCTTCTTGACGTCGCATGGCGGGAAAGATGTTGTTGAGACAGTCAAGGCATTGTCAGAGCTTGGGTTCGTCGTTGATATCATTGAACTGGACGCTGTTCTTTTCACTCCGCAGAGTCGGCCTCGTGTTTTTTTGATTGCAGTAATAGACACTATTGCAACGAAATTTATGCATGTAAAAAATGCTGGGGGCCTTTTCAATTCCTGGTGGCAGAAGTTTGATGAACAGCCAAAGCTCCGCTCAGCCAGACTGAAAAAGATCATCGCTTCTCATGAAGATTTACATTGGGGATTATTTGATATTCCTCTTCCTGAGCCAAGGACAACAACACTGGGTGATATCATTGAACATGATATCCCGGATGATTCTTCCTTATGGTGGTCAGATGATCGTAAACATCATTTGTTTGCTCAGATGAGCCCTGCTCATCAGACAAAGTTACAGGCAATGATGGATAACAAATTCTTCTCATACGGTACTGTATTCAGAAGAATGAGAGCAGGAGCCTCTATGGCTGAACTGCGAACTGACGGTATCGCTGGATGTTTAAGAACTCCCCGAGGGGGCTCCAGCAAACAGATATTGATACGAGCCGGGAACGGCGGATGGAACGGGCGATTGCTTACTCCCAGAGAATATGCTCGTCTACAGGGGGTACGTGATAGCTTTGTGTTACCAGATAATGCTAACAAGGGATATTTCGCAATGGGAGATGCCGTTTGTGTGCCAGCGATTGAGCATCTTTCAAAATATGCACTTACTCCTGCCTATGATTTTTCACGGTAA
- a CDS encoding ISL3 family transposase: protein MDEKSLYAHILNLSDPWQVKSLSLDENAGSVTVTIEIAENTRLACPTCGKSCSVHDHRHRKWRHLDTCQFTTIVEADVPRIMCPEHGCLTLPVPWAGPGSRYTLLFESFVLSWLKISTVDAVRKQLKLSWNAVDGIMTRAVKRGLARIKKPLSARHMNVDEVAFKKGHRYITVISDRDGRALALTDDRGTESLAGYLRTLTDGQLLAIKTLSMDMNAGYIRAARIHLPSAVEKIAFDRFHVAKQLGEVVDKTRQNEHPHLPVESRHQAKGTRFLWQYSDKWMTESRQEKLMWLRAQMKLTSQCWALKELAKDIWNRPWSEERRSDWQRWLALAANSDVPMMKNAAKTIGKRLYGILNAMRHSVSNGNAEALNSKIRLLRIKARGYRNRERFKLGVMFHYGKLNMAF from the coding sequence ATGGACGAAAAGTCCCTCTACGCTCATATTCTCAACCTGTCCGATCCGTGGCAGGTAAAGTCCCTTTCTCTCGATGAAAATGCCGGTTCTGTTACTGTCACTATTGAGATCGCTGAAAACACCCGGCTAGCCTGTCCGACCTGCGGTAAATCCTGTTCTGTTCACGATCACCGTCATCGTAAATGGCGCCATCTTGATACCTGCCAGTTCACCACTATTGTTGAAGCCGATGTTCCACGAATTATGTGTCCGGAGCATGGCTGCCTGACGTTGCCTGTTCCGTGGGCTGGCCCCGGAAGCCGGTATACGTTGCTATTCGAATCGTTCGTTCTCTCATGGCTGAAAATCAGCACCGTTGATGCTGTCAGGAAGCAACTTAAGCTCAGTTGGAATGCGGTTGACGGCATTATGACCCGGGCAGTTAAGCGAGGTCTTGCCCGGATAAAAAAGCCATTATCCGCCCGTCATATGAATGTGGATGAGGTCGCCTTTAAAAAAGGACATCGTTACATAACGGTGATCTCCGATCGCGATGGTCGGGCGCTGGCCTTAACGGATGATCGCGGCACAGAGAGTCTTGCCGGCTATCTTCGCACGCTCACTGATGGGCAGTTGCTGGCTATCAAAACGCTCTCAATGGACATGAACGCGGGCTATATAAGAGCAGCGCGTATCCACTTACCCAGTGCGGTTGAGAAAATCGCCTTTGACCGCTTCCATGTGGCGAAGCAACTGGGCGAGGTAGTTGATAAAACCCGTCAGAATGAACATCCGCACCTCCCTGTTGAAAGCCGACACCAGGCAAAAGGAACCCGCTTCCTGTGGCAGTACAGCGATAAGTGGATGACCGAATCCCGGCAGGAAAAGCTGATGTGGCTGCGTGCACAGATGAAGCTGACGAGCCAGTGCTGGGCGCTGAAAGAGCTGGCAAAGGATATCTGGAACAGGCCATGGAGCGAGGAAAGACGGAGTGACTGGCAGAGATGGTTGGCGCTGGCGGCTAACAGTGACGTTCCCATGATGAAAAATGCCGCGAAAACGATAGGAAAAAGGCTGTACGGGATCCTGAATGCGATGCGACACAGTGTCTCAAACGGAAATGCGGAGGCACTTAACAGCAAGATCAGGCTGCTGAGGATAAAAGCCAGGGGATACCGAAACCGGGAGCGCTTTAAACTGGGGGTGATGTTCCACTACGGAAAGCTGAATATGGCGTTCTGA